The genomic stretch TGGTGAAGGCGCTGAATACCAAAGTGGGAGCGCAGGTGTCGCCGATGGGGACTTCGACGCCACTGGTGAGAGTGGATTTTCTCACGGGGGTGGGTGCCTGCTCGGATGAGAATGTGGAGGCATTGTTGGAGATTCGTGAAAACATCACGCAGCTGGACTTGGCGCGAACGAAGGTGACGGATGGAGCTTTGAGGTTCGTGGGACAGATGCCGAGACTGACACGCCTGGATCTGCGTCATACCGGAATGACGGATGCATCGCTAGAGCAACTGGCGGGCTGCAAAGACTTGGTTTCATTGAATCTGTTTGGGACAGCAGTCACGGACGCGGCGGTGCCAAAGCTGGTTCAGTTGAAGTCGTTGCAGAGTTTGTATGTTTCGGATACCAAAGTGAGTCCGGATGGGCTTGCCAAATTGCGGGAAGCGTTGCCCGATACCGAAGTGGTGGGTGCTCTGGAACTTTCTGCTGAACCGAAAAAAGGTGGTGACGGCGACGAGATGCGTAAGCGCAAGAAGCAGCAAAATTAATGGGAGGAGGATTGCCGCGCGAAGTCGGCAATCCCATCAACCGATCAGAGGCTTGGTCCGCTGAATCTTAATCCAAGTCGAGCGCGAGCCCGATCAGAACACCCGCACCCAAGGCGACGAGAAGTCCACGGAAAGGGTGGGGTTTGTAATAATCGTTCACGGCGTTGCGGACCTGGCCCTTGGCTTTCATGAGGGCGGCTTCGCCCCGCTCCATGAGAGGCGCGCTGCCGGGGAGATTGCCGGCCTGCTGAATGGGGCCGCCTTCGCTGATCATGTCTTCGTCTGGATGAGGTGATTCGTTCATGCTGGGTGAATTCGTGGCAGATGAAGGTGATGCGTGTGTTTCGTTGAGAAATAATATTAGCGTATTGATGCGGCGATTTCGCGGGCGAGGGTCGCGAGCAGTCGGCTTTCTGCGGCAACGAGGGCGTCGTAACCATCCGAGGCGAGGGTTTCGGTGCCGGACCAGGTGCGGGTGGAAATGATGCTGCGGTTGGGCAGGGAGTAGATGCGCCAGGAGGCTTCGATGAAGGCATCCCCCTCAGGCGTGCCGTGCAGGCTGCGGATGTCGAGGGTGACCTGGTATTGCAGGCCTTCGTCGCCGGTCCATGGGTAGGTGCGAACGTTGCCGGTGTTGAGTTGTCTGCCGAGGTTGGTGGCGAGAACACGGGTGATGTTTTCGCCGAGGTCACCGGCCCAGCGGTTGGATTCGGCGATGGCAAGCTGGTGGTCGCTTTGTTTGAAGACGATGTTGGGTCGGTCGAGGTAACCGGCAATGGTGACGGGTCCGACACCAATGCCGCGTCCGCCGCCGGAAGGGGCAGGTCCTTCGGGGCTGAGCACGTAGAAAGATTTGCCGGGGGCGGAACAGCTGGCGAGAAAAAGGGCGATGAGGGCGGGGAGGAAGCGGTTCATGGGAAAGACAGAAGACTTGGAGACAGAAGACTTGGAGACAGAAGACAGAAGACAGAAGACAGAAGACAGAAGACAGAAGACAGAAGACAGAAGACAGAAAACAGAAGATTTGGTTGTTAGCGGCGAGAGCGTGGGACGGGGTCGCCGCCTTTGTTGTCGCGGCCAAAAATGAGGGAGTTGGGTTTGTCGTCGATGGTGTTGGAGAGGGTTTTGAAGGCGCGGAGGGCGGCGCGGAGTTCGTCCAAGGTGCGATGAAGGTCGCCCTGGATGGCACCGCTGGGGCCGAGGCTGGAGACGGAGGCGCGCACTTGATTGAGGGTGGCGTCGAGTTCAGCCGTGAGGTTTTGGGTTTCTTCGCGGGAGAGAAGTTTATTGATTTCAGCGAGGGCGGCGCGGGCGTCGGTGGTGGTGGCGGTGAGGGATTCGGCAGTGTCACCAAATTTGTTGAGGGTGTCCTCAATGGGCAGGGCCTCGATCTTGGTGAGGATGGCGTTGACCTTGGCTTCGAGCTGCACGAGGCCGGAGGAGTGGGTGGGGAAAACTTCGTATTCGCCGACTTTGCCCATGGTGGCGGGGGGCGCGTCTTCAACAAAGTCGATGTCGATATAGAGGGCTCCGGTAAGAAGCGAGGCGGTGCCGAGCTTGGCTCGCAGGCCTTGCGAGACGGCTTCTGCAAGATCGATTTTTTCGTTGGCGGCCTTTTGGGAGGGATTGCGCAGAACGCTGGGATCGACTTCAATGAGGACGGGGACGCGTTTTTCGCCGGTAGGGGCGTAGTCGAAGGAGATGTCGACGACTCGGCCGAGGGGGATGCCGCGGAATTCGACGGGGGCGTCGTTTTGCAGGCCGCGAACGGATTGATCGAAGAAGAGCAGGCAGCGGCGGTCGGCGACGAAGGTCGCTTTGCGGGTGGCTTCTTCATCGGGGAAGAGGGTGAAGACGGTGCCGTTGGTGGCTTCTTTTCCGACGACGGCGCCTGGCGGGACGGCGAAGGTAGCTCCGCCCGAAAGCATGGCCTGGAAGGAGGGGGTGCGGACACGGAATCCGTCCGCTCCGGCGCTGATGTCGACGCCGCTGCTGTTCCAGAAAGCGGTGCCTTCGTGGACGAGTTCGGCGTAGGGGTCACCGATGAAAATGTCAAAATTGGTGCGGCGCGATTTGATGTCGAAGGAGCGTTGTTCGACACGGCCGACTTCGAAGCCCTTGTAATAGATGGGGGAGCCGACGTTGAGGGAGCCGGGATTGTCGGCTTCAAGGACGAGTCGAAGGCCGGGAACACTGGAGCTGGTGATGGGAGGTTTTTCGAGGCCGTCGAAATGGTGGACGTCTTCGCGACCGTCGCCGGGGTCGAGTTCGATGTAAGCGCCGGTGATGATGGTGCCGAGGCCGGAGACGTCGGCGGCGCTGATGCGCGGTTTCACGACCCAGAAGCGACTGCCTTCGCGGAGCAGTTCCTCGGAGTCAGGTTGCATGCGGATGGCGACGATGACGGACTGGAGGTCTTTGGCGAGGGTGACGGCTTCGACCATGCCGATGCTGACGGAACGGGCGCGGACATCGGTTTTGCCGCTGACGATGCTGTCGGCGGTTTCGAATCGGACATACAC from Phragmitibacter flavus encodes the following:
- a CDS encoding PqiC family protein, with translation MNRFLPALIALFLASCSAPGKSFYVLSPEGPAPSGGGRGIGVGPVTIAGYLDRPNIVFKQSDHQLAIAESNRWAGDLGENITRVLATNLGRQLNTGNVRTYPWTGDEGLQYQVTLDIRSLHGTPEGDAFIEASWRIYSLPNRSIISTRTWSGTETLASDGYDALVAAESRLLATLAREIAASIR
- the pqiB gene encoding intermembrane transport protein PqiB, with the protein product MSDPASNSTTTSEPRATIKRSRRWSTVWIVPFVALALGAWLVWEHYRSLGPLVYVRFETADSIVSGKTDVRARSVSIGMVEAVTLAKDLQSVIVAIRMQPDSEELLREGSRFWVVKPRISAADVSGLGTIITGAYIELDPGDGREDVHHFDGLEKPPITSSSVPGLRLVLEADNPGSLNVGSPIYYKGFEVGRVEQRSFDIKSRRTNFDIFIGDPYAELVHEGTAFWNSSGVDISAGADGFRVRTPSFQAMLSGGATFAVPPGAVVGKEATNGTVFTLFPDEEATRKATFVADRRCLLFFDQSVRGLQNDAPVEFRGIPLGRVVDISFDYAPTGEKRVPVLIEVDPSVLRNPSQKAANEKIDLAEAVSQGLRAKLGTASLLTGALYIDIDFVEDAPPATMGKVGEYEVFPTHSSGLVQLEAKVNAILTKIEALPIEDTLNKFGDTAESLTATTTDARAALAEINKLLSREETQNLTAELDATLNQVRASVSSLGPSGAIQGDLHRTLDELRAALRAFKTLSNTIDDKPNSLIFGRDNKGGDPVPRSRR
- a CDS encoding c-type cytochrome domain-containing protein, with the protein product MGCHKAPHEKDGKMVKPKAGLRLDAAWAILKGGESEQAAVVPKDVAKSYAFEVVSLPKDDDMFMPPKGEALTEQEVAKLKLWIEEGADFGGWEGNLEGKPAVAAKVELKVRDHAVLFERLSQGIQPLDAKVVKALNTKVGAQVSPMGTSTPLVRVDFLTGVGACSDENVEALLEIRENITQLDLARTKVTDGALRFVGQMPRLTRLDLRHTGMTDASLEQLAGCKDLVSLNLFGTAVTDAAVPKLVQLKSLQSLYVSDTKVSPDGLAKLREALPDTEVVGALELSAEPKKGGDGDEMRKRKKQQN